A part of Sinorhizobium chiapasense genomic DNA contains:
- a CDS encoding O-succinylhomoserine sulfhydrylase, with translation MSKTWRPATQLVHGGTLRSQYGETSEAIFLTQGFVYETSEAAEARFKGETDGFIYARYGSPTNDMFEKRMCMLEGAEDARATASGMAAVASAILCQVKAGDHIVAARALFGSCRWVVETLAPKYGVECTLVDGRDLANWEKAVRPNTKVFFLESPTNPTLEVIDIAGVAKLADQIGAKLVVDNVFATPLFQKPLELGAHVVVYSATKHIDGQGRCLGGVVLSNKEWIDENLHDYFRHTGPAMSPFNAWTLLKGIETLPLRVKQQTESARLIADFLAEQPQVGRVIYPGRKDHPQADIIAKQMTGGSTLVAFELKGGKEAAFALQNALEIVRISNNLGDSKSLITHPATTTHKNLTEEARAELGISAGTVRFSAGIEDSEDLIEDFARALKSVTA, from the coding sequence ATGAGCAAGACCTGGCGCCCGGCAACCCAACTCGTCCATGGCGGAACGCTCCGTTCGCAATACGGCGAAACCTCCGAAGCGATCTTTCTGACACAGGGCTTCGTCTACGAAACGTCCGAAGCTGCGGAAGCCCGCTTCAAGGGCGAGACCGACGGCTTCATCTATGCGCGCTACGGCAGTCCGACCAACGACATGTTCGAAAAGCGCATGTGCATGCTTGAAGGAGCCGAAGACGCCCGCGCCACCGCCTCCGGCATGGCGGCCGTTGCCTCGGCGATCCTCTGCCAGGTGAAGGCGGGCGATCACATCGTCGCCGCCCGCGCGCTTTTCGGTTCGTGCCGCTGGGTCGTGGAGACCCTCGCGCCCAAATACGGTGTCGAATGTACGCTCGTCGACGGCCGCGATCTCGCAAACTGGGAGAAGGCGGTTCGCCCGAACACCAAGGTCTTCTTCCTGGAGAGCCCGACCAACCCGACGCTCGAAGTGATCGACATCGCCGGCGTCGCCAAGCTCGCCGATCAGATCGGCGCCAAACTGGTCGTCGACAATGTGTTCGCGACCCCCCTCTTCCAGAAGCCGCTCGAACTCGGCGCGCATGTCGTCGTCTACTCCGCCACCAAGCACATCGACGGCCAGGGCCGCTGCCTCGGCGGCGTCGTGCTTTCCAACAAGGAATGGATCGACGAAAACCTCCACGATTATTTCCGCCATACCGGCCCGGCCATGTCGCCGTTCAACGCCTGGACATTGCTCAAGGGCATCGAGACGCTGCCGCTGCGGGTCAAACAGCAGACGGAAAGCGCCCGGCTCATCGCCGATTTCCTCGCCGAGCAACCGCAGGTCGGCCGCGTCATCTATCCCGGCCGCAAGGACCATCCGCAGGCTGACATCATTGCGAAGCAGATGACCGGCGGCTCGACGCTGGTCGCCTTCGAACTCAAGGGCGGCAAGGAAGCGGCGTTCGCGCTTCAGAACGCATTGGAAATCGTCCGGATCTCCAACAACCTCGGCGATTCCAAGAGCCTGATCACCCATCCGGCCACGACAACGCACAAGAACCTGACGGAGGAAGCTCGCGCCGAACTCGGCATTTCCGCCGGCACCGTGCGCTTCTCCGCCGGCATCGAGGACAGCGAGGATCTGATCGAGGATTTCGCTCGCGCGTTGAAGAGCGTGACGGCCTGA